CCTTCAGCTGCTGTCCGGCGGGGAACGCGCCTTAACTGCGATGGCCCTCTTGTTTGCCATCCTGCAAGTGAAGCCGGTTCCGTTCTGCGTACTGGATGAGGTAGAGGCTGCGCTAGATGAAGCGAATGTCGTACGTTTTGCTCAGTATTTACGTGAGTTCTCGGAACAAACGCAATTTATCGTCGTTACACACCGCAAAGGTACCATGGAAGAGGCGGATGTGCTCTACGGAGTGACGATGGAAGAAGGCGGAGTATCCAAGCTCGTCTCTGTACGTTTAGAGGATGAGGAAGCAGAGATCGCTTAACGGCTTGCTGAATAATGAGTTTTTTAAGTATCAGCTTTCGAAGCGAGTTTTGTACGAAGTTAAATCAATGAAGTGTCGCTCACAAAACTTTTAGGAGGAAACAAATGAGCTTTTTCAGGAAGTTAAAAGAAAGCATTTCCGGCAAAACGGAAAGTGTAACCAAACAATTCCGCGACGGATTAGAGAAAACCCGTAAAGGTTTTGTGGAGAAGGTAGCAGATCTTATTATCCGCCGTAAAAAAATTGACGAAGAGTTCTACGAAGAACTGGAAGAAATCTTGATCGGTGCGGACGTAGGCGTTAATACAGTAATGACACTTGTCGAGGATCTGCGCGCCGAAGTGAAGCAAAAGCGAATTGAAGATGCCGCTGAGCTGCAACCTATTTTGTCCCGTAAGCTCATGGAATTGCTGCGCGGCGATGACGATAACAGCCTGAAGGAAAATCCGGATGGCATTACAGTTATCTTGTTCGTTGGGGTAAATGGAGTAGGCAAAACGACCACGATCGGTAAGCTTGCGCATCGTTACAAACAAGAGGGTAAAAAGGTTCTTTTGGCCGCTGGGGATACGTTCCGTGCCGGAGCGATTGAACAGCTTGAAGTTTGGGGTCAACGTGCTGGCGTAGACGTAATTAAGCAACAAGCAGGCTCTGACCCAGCCGCTGTTATGTTCGATGCTGTTCAAGCGGCTAAGCAGCGGAATGTTGATATCTTGATTTGTGATACCGCAGGAAGACTTCAGAATAAGAGCAATCTAATGGAAGAGCTCAACAAGATTTTCCGCGTTATTCAAAGAGAAATTCCGAGTGCACCGCATGAAGTATTGATGGTGCTAGATGCGACCACAGGTCAAAATGCTCTTACGCAAGCCAAGCTATTCGGTGAGAAGAGTGGCGTTACTGGATTAGTATTGACAAAGCTTGACGGAACGGCTAAGGGCGGAATCGTTGTAGCGATCCGTCAGGAAATGAATTTACCGGTGAAGCTCGTTGGGCTCGGAGAAAAAATGGAAGATTTGCAGCCGTTTGATTCTCAGCAGTTCGTACATGCTCTTTTTGCCGGATTAATTACCGAGGAAGAAGAGATTGAAGAATCGGAAAATCAAGAGTAATTAACTCTGATAACATAATCATTAAGAAGTCATATTTACAAGGAATGTCCTCGAAGCTATATTTAGTTCATGAGGGCATTCCTTTTTTATAAAATGCTTATCGGTCATTATGTTGTAACCCTACGGAACTCTTAGTGCGTACAAATGCATGGCGTAGGGTATCCCTTTAAATAACAACTTTTCCTCACTAATAAGCCTCCAGAAGCGATATTCTATAAATGAGGTACTGATAAATAAATTCCACTGCCCAAAAATTGCACCTACAATAAGTCCTGCATTTACGAAATGATCTCCCTCTTCATTCTTTTGCAGTTGCACAATTAAAGATAGAATGTCTTCGTCATAGTATGTTTCGGGAACATTTGTTAGCTGACCATTAGACCATACTCGAAGCATATCCTCAGTGTTGCTGATTTCTTGCCACTCCAGTTCATACTGTTTTCTCTGCGCGGAGGTAAGGGGTTGCGTATTTTCGGTGTTTTTGATAATAGCTTGCACAGCTTCGTTTGGGAGCTGACCCAGGGACTGGGGAGATAAGCCAATGCTAAATGGTTCAACAATCCCGGGAAGTTCCTCATAAGCCTCGATTGGATTTATAACATAAATAGGTTGCTTCCTCTCACTAAGAACAAAAAGTGCAAACCGTAAACCTGTTTGATCATGGGAGTTGTCTCCGCACCAAATCGTGATTTTTTTGTCCTCGGGAATTTCTTTTAAGGTCTGAACCATGGCTCCCAGTTTATGCTGGGGATTGAGATGATAACCTTGATCCGGAAATCGTTCCTGAAACCATAACTCACGGGCATGACACCCTTGATCATTATGTAATTTGCACAGCGGCCCAGCAGAGAACGTCTCATTAAATGAAAGTACTCTTATTAAATGACGATTACCTACACGACTAAGTGCTACCTTCATTGAACCAGCTTCTGAAAGACCAAATAACAGATAAATGTGATTCCGCCTAGCCTCTTCCTGTTCTATTGACATAGTATATTTGTGCTTCATTTTGCTCACACTCCTATCGTTCCAAATTATACCATACACCATGAAATCATATTCCTTCCAACTATATAAAAAAAACAACATATGAAAAATTCATAATAGTAATGCTTGTCACTACTCCTGCATACAATTCAATGAAGAAATACATTTCAGCTCGGGCAACCTATATATGAGAGAAAGGAAGCGATTCCAAAACAAGGAAATATTCAGAGATCACATTTCTCTGTTATATATATTGACATCGGCAATACGATTTACGTATTATGGGAATACAAAACAATATTTTCATGGATATTTTCAGAAATTAAAGTATAGGTTGTTAGTAAAGATAACATTTATCGAAAGGAGTCGGGCTCATGTCCAAATTAGATCCTCTGCCAGGTCTGTCTCCGTATCCGCTGCAACATTTTTTCGATGAAATGTATGCAGATAAGAGAAATGTCCGGCCGCATTACAGACATGTGAATCGCATGTTTTCCGGAATGAGCTCCGAAGAGCTGCAGGGTAAGCAGAATTTGATGCAGCGCAGGATGATGGAGGAAGGAATTACTTTTACGCTATACAATCCGGCTCAGGATCATCCCATGGAGCGTACGATCCCCTTCGATATGATTCCACGCATTATTCCTAAGAATGAATGGGAGAGGCTAGAGGCTGGAATTATTCAGCGTATCACGGCTTTGAATTTGTTCATTCATGATATCTACCATGAGCAGTACATCGTAAAGGATGGAATAGTCCCAAGGCGTATGATCATCTCCAACTGTTATTTCCGGCCAGAAATGGCGGGTCTAAGGGTGCCTGGTGGAGCCTACATCACTACCTCGGGAATCGATCTGATCCGCCATCATGATGGGCAATATTATGTGCTTGAAGATAATCTACGAACGCCTTCAGGTTTTTCATATCTTTTTAAAGGCAGAACCCTGATGAATCAGTTGTTTCCTGAATTGTCCTTTGCCAGCTCCATCCGAGATGTTGATCATAGCTTGAACCGCTTCTTATCCGTTCTACGTAGTTTATCACCCTCACGAAAGTCAGATCCGGTTATAGCCCTACTTACACCTGGGGAATACAATTCTGCTTATTATGAGCATGCTTTTCTTGCACAACAGATGGGCATACATTTGGTTGAAGGACGAGATTTGGTTGCAAAAGATCACAAAATATATCTAAAAGAAATGAACGGACTTCGCCGCGTAGATGTACTATATCGCCGATTGGATGATGATTTTATTGACCCGTTAGCTTTCCAGCCGGATTCGCTTCTCGGAGTGGCGGGTTTGATGAATGCGTATCGGGCTGGAAATGTAGCGATTGCTAATGCACCCGGGACCGGTGTTGCAGATGATAAAGCAATGTATGTCTATGTACCGGATATGATTCGTTATTATCTGAATGAAGAGCCGATTCTTGGGAATGTCCCGACCTATTTGCTAGGAAGACCTGATGAACGTTTATATGTCCTTGAGAACCTATCAGAAATGGTAGTTAAGGAAACCTCTTTATCCGGGGGATATGGGATGTTGATCGGAAGCGAAGCTACCAAAGAAGAATTGGCTGAATTCCGAATGAAGATTATTGCAGACCCGGAACGTTATATTGCACAGCCGATTATGTCTCTATCCAGAGCACCGGTATTGTCAGGGGGGACTATGGCGCCTAGACATATCGACCTTCGGGCTTTTGTGTTAATGGGCGCTGACCGCAAGCCGCATGTTATCCCTGGAGGATTGACACGGGTGGCTATGAAGGAAGGGTCATTGGTCGTAAACTCCTCGCAAGGTGGCGGCGTAAAGGATACTTGGGTCATGGCATGATACTACTTTATAAGCTTGGTTGTTGAATAATAAAATGCAGCATCAATTTGTAGAATAAGGGAGTGGCTGGATATGCTGAATCGAAATGCTGAAGCTTTGTTCTGGATCGGACGGTATATTGAAAGGGCAGAGAATCATGCGCGGCTAATCAATGTTCATTATCATATCCAGCAGGAAGAGGATTTTCATGAAGAAGGTCATAAATGGTCAAGGTTGATCGATGCGTTAGGTGTTCGGGGTGAATATATGCAGCAGTTCGAAACCTTCTCTGAGCAGGATGTGCTATCTTTCATCACACTTGATTTAGGCAATTCTAATTCATTATTCTCTTGTGTACATCATGCTAGAAATAATTTGCGCACTCTTCGTCAGCAGCTTCCAAGTGAATTATGGGATGTTGTCAACAGCTTCAACCTGTGGCTTGGTGAGCGTTCTGTCGCAGATATTATGAGCGGGCCACATCAGTTCTATCAGCAGGTTAAGGAGCGTACAGCCATGTTTCTCGGAGCAGAACAGTCGGTAATGCTTAGAGGGAATGAGTGGCATTTCATTGAGAGCGGACGGTTTCTAGAGCGGGCAGAGAATACAACACGTATCTTGCAGGCGGTCATTGCCGCATGCCGATTTAAGGAGCTTAACGCGGTTTATACTCAGTTGCAGGCGGTGCTTAAATCCGTTAGCGGGTACCAAGCGTTTCGCCGTTATTATGCAGATGCTATGTCTCCGGAGAGCATTTTAGATTTCTTGATTGCGAATCCCAAATTTCCGCGTTCCATTCGTTTTTCTTTTCATCAGCTGGAAGAGCATTTAGCTAAGCTTGAACTAGATTCCTCTGAAAAAGGCTCAGGGCATGAAAAAGTCATTCGTCAAGCAGGTAAGCTCAAAGCTGAGCTGGATTATATGGAAAAAGAAGAAATGTCCGGTGAGCTGGTGGAAGATGTACTTAAGTCGCTGGTGATATCTTGTCAAAAACTTGGCAAAACAATGGAGGGCGCCTTTTTTCGGCGAGAAGGAGTGTCTGTATGAAGATTCAAATCAATCATACCACCACATACAGCTATCCAGAGCCGGTTACGGACAGTGTCAATGAAATCAGACTCACTCCGCGCACGAATTACCGCCAATCCTGTTATCACCATGAAGTGGATGTTTACCCGCCAGCTAATCTATTAACGTATGAGGATTTCTTCGGAAATCGGGTCCATGCCTATTCGGTCAATAAGCCGCATACGGAAATGGTTATCCATACTAAAGCTACTGTAGTCACGCTGGATAAAGCCCAAGGTGCCGATCTACCACGAACCAGTCTTGAAGAACAAGTTAAATTGTTAAATGATGAGAATTTCCAGAATCGGTATATTGAGTTTATTTTGCCGACTCGTTATACAGAGGTGACGCCTGAATTAGTGGAGTTTGCTTCACAGTATCCTTTTAATGAAACGGAGGATATGTATGAATGGATTCTTAAATTATCGGCGACGATTTATGAACAATTCACCTATGACCCTGAGGCTACAAGCGTAAATACAACGGTAAAAAAGGCACTGAAGCTCAAACGCGGTGTGTGTCAGGATTATGCTCATCTAATGATCGCTGTCTGCCGTAGTGTTGGTCTGCCATCCAGGTATGTAAGTGGATATCATTTTGTCGGTGATCTGCAAGGGAGTAATGCTAATTTTGAGCAAGCCTCACACGCTTGGGTGGAGACTCACATTCCGGGTACTGGTTGGCTTGGATTTGATCCAACCAATAATGTGGAGGTCAATTGGCGTTATATTAAGTTAGGTCACGGACGGGACTACAAAGATATCGTACCTGTAAAAGGTGTGTATCGTGGTGGAGCAGGCACTTTGAGCGTGAAAGTGGATGTGCGGAAGCTGGACAATTAAATGGATCAATTTAGATGAAACTCTCTGTTCAAGCTTTTGAACGGGGAGTTTTTTTGTGAAGATGATTCCAGTGTACATGTATTTGGGTAATCTTGATCCATAGTACATCACTAAGAGATCTTAAGGGAGAGATTACATATGAGTCCAAACATAGCTAAGAAACAAAGATTTATTGGGAAAACTGCAATTATAACTGGAGCGGGCTCAGGAATTGGTCGGGCTACTGCGATTAAGCTGGCTAGGGAAGGGGCTAATGTAGCGCTTTTTGATTTGAATCTGGAACGCACTACATCTTTGGCGGATAAGCTGAACAAGTTTCGCAAAGATTGTGCATTGGCTATAGAGGTAGATACTTCGGATGAAAAAGGGATGGAGGAAGCCGTTCGCAGGACGGTCGAACAATTCGGTGGGTTAGATGTAGTGTTCGCTAACGCGGGAATCAATGGTGCGGTGGGACCTATAGAGGAACTGAGCTTGAGTGATTGGGAACGCACGATGTCGGTGAACTTGACGGGGACGTTTTTGACACTGAAATATACGATCCCTCATCTGAAGGATAAAGGAAAAGGTAGCATTATCATCACTAGCTCCATCAACGGGAATACTAGATTTGCCAGCTTTGGGTGGTCTACGTACAGCACTACCAAAGCTGGACAGGTGGCTTTTGCTAAAATGGCTGCACTTGAGCTAGCTAAGTTTAAAATTCGAGTGAATGTGATCTGCCCTGGGGCAATTGCTACCAATATAGATGAAACCACTGAAATGAACGAGGAGGTAGAAGCGATCGTCATTCCAATTGAATTTCCCGATGGCGCGCAGCCGCTGGCGGATGGGCCGGGTAAGCCGGATAATGTCGCCGATCTAGTTTCATTTTTGGCATCCGATGAGTCTATTCATATTACAGGTGCGCAAATTGTGATTGACGGGGCAGAGTCCTTATTATCCTAGTTTAGAGATCGCTTCGCGGTATTGCTCGTACCGAACATTCCATTCGGCTTTTCGCGAATCCAGCGTGGTCCCATCCAATAGGTGCTGGATCACATCTAGACATACATGCCAGCCGGCTAAGTCACGGGGAGTGTGCGGTGTGAGCGTTCGGATCGTTTCATTTAAGACGAGTAAACAGCCTTCTGAATTTGGATATAGCTCAAAGCGAACAGAGTCTTCAGCCCACGTAAATTCAAGGATCGATTCATGTTGCAGGGCGGTAATCGTCATTTCCTCAAAGGTTCCGTCTTGCATATCAAACTTGATTAATCCACCTTCACGCAGGTCTTCAACACGTAATTCAGTGAACCATAAAGCAAGCTTCTCATTCTCCGTCAAAAAGGACCAGATTTCTGATGCGGAATGTTTTAGTTGACGTTCGAAACAAGCGACAAAATGATCATCTGCTTTTTTGAGGTTAGCTATCATGTTATATTTCTCCTTTGGACTACTACTGTAGTCCTTTTTATATTGAGTTTAGATTCATCAGAAAGAGTATAGCAATTGTTTGTCTTAATTTAAACTATTGCTGGGTTTGGCTAGGCGTTAGTAATATGTTGAGGATAGGGATAAGGATAGGGATAGGGATAGGGATAAGGATAGGGATAGGGATAGGGGGCGGGGGGCGATAGTTTAGCAGAATGGTCTGAATTGTGGAATAAGCGGAAAATACAGAATAAACAGAATATGAAAGGAGGGTACATTAGAGTGAATAGTTGCATCTGAGTCCGAAAGTACAGCAAATAAACAGTTCGCAGCATCGCAAAGTTGTAAGGATGTAATTCGGCAGCTTGATGTAAATCTACAGTTTTTTGTGCTAGAATAAACGCAATTCAGCAAAACAAACTTTTGCTTAGGCAGGATAGATCATAGAGAGTGGCATTGGTGAAGGAGGCTGTGTATATGGGGATGATGTCCTGGCTGGTTGAGCAGCGGATTCAGGAGTCTATGCGTAATGGAGAATTTCGAGATTTATCAGGGCATGGCAAGCCGCTGGAGCTTGAGGATTTATCTGGTGTTCCAGAAGAATTGCGGATGTCCTTCAAAATCATGAAGAATTCCGGGCTGGTGCCCGAGGAAATATCTTTGCGTACGGAATGTGTTACCCTCGAAGGGCTGCTTGCTGCCTGCCACAATAGCGGAGGTTCTGAGAGCAGTGAGGGCAAGGCACTTCGGGCAAAATTGTCTATGAAAAGACTACGGCTGCAAGAGCTGCTGCGTGAACGAGGCTTAGATAGTAACCCAGCCTATATGCAATATAGTGTTCAAATCCACGAACAGATGAGTAGGGAAGAAGAATAGTGCTAATATGCTCCTCTCAATTGGAGATCAGGATAAATAGTGTAGTATAAAAAGGCATCTCTTCGTAGATTTAGACGGTAGAGCTGCCTTTTTGCGTACTGCGCTTCACAAGCGTATTTCATCGTATTTGCTTAAAATATATCCATTCTGGATCGCCATCATCTAAATTTTCAATGATTCCACTTCTTATAAATCCTAGAGAATGACAGACCTGTTGCATGATCGTATTGGATTCATTGGTGGAGGTAAAGAGCTTAGGAGTTGGACAATGTTCTTCCATGTAACGAATAAGTGCGCCGGCAATACCGAGTCGTCTGAAATTGGGATTCACAATTACGAGCTGTATGAAACAGCATTCGAAAAAAGTGGTATCGTAACAGGCGAAACCGACAGGCTCACTGTTAATCGTTGCCACAACACATTGCTCGTTCAAAATATATTGTTCGATCTTAGGTTTACGAACTTCGCTGCCAATGACCATACTATCGATCTTGCAGAGCATAGATAAATCTGAAATCGTGGCTTTAGTTACGAGCATTTTAGACAGTCTCCTTTTTAAAAATATAAGAAAGTATAAGACCAAAAGCGTTAAGACTTGAAATAATAAAATGTATGTACAGTTTGTCTTGATCTTTCAAGTTTTTTCGCACATGATGAAAAGGGTTTAGACCACATCAAAGGAAATCATAACATATTATTACAGCCGATGGAGAGATACAATGAAACAGCTTCCAATTACACAGGTGCTTCCAGACCTGAAAAACATACTTAGATCAACACGGGCAGCTGTTCTCATCGCTGAACCCGGTGCAGGCAAAACAACAGGAACGCCTCCGGCATTTCTGGACGAGCCGTGGATGGCTGGTAAAAGCATCCTTATGCTAGAGCCCAGAAGACTTGCTGCAAGATCTGCCGCAATCTACATGGCGTCTTGTCTTGGAGAAAGTGTTGGACAGACGGTTGGTTATCGCATGCGGAATGACACTAAGGTAGGTAAGAATACACGAATTGTTGTAGTGACTGAAGGTGTCTTAACAAGGATGCTTCAGAGTGATCCATCGCTAGGGGATGTGGGTCTGATTATTTTTGATGAGTTCCATGAGCGTAGTCTTCATGCGGATCTGGGACTTGCTCTCGCACTGGAAGCGCAGGCAGTGCTGCGTGATGATCTTCGGATTCTGATTATGTCAGCTACTTTGGACAGTGAACGTGTCTCTGCTATGTTAGGCGATGCGCTAGTTGTGGATTGTCCGGGACGAACCTATCCGGTGGAAACCATCTATACCCCAACAACAGGGAATCTTCCGATTGAAAAATCGGCTGCGGCCGCAGTGAGACGTGCGCTTGATGAACAGCCGGGAGATATCCTCGTATTCCTACCGGGTGAACGAGAGATTCGCAGAACTCAAAATGAGTTGGAACATGGAAAACTGCCTGACGAAATAGTTCTTCGTCCTTTGTATGGACAATTACCACAGACTGTGCAGGATGCTGCTGTGGCTCCATCCATAAACGGCGAACGCAAAGTCGTGCTGGCGACCTCCATTGCGGAGACAAGCTTGACGATTGAGGGTGTGCGAACGGTAATTGATACAGGACTGCGTCGTACGCAGATCTTCTCACCGCGTACAGGAATGCCGAGTCTTACGACGGTTCCGGTATCGAAAGCCTCTGCCGATCAACGGAGAGGGCGTGCCGGACGGACAGCACCTGGCGTATGCTACAGGCTGTGGAGTCAGGAGGAACATAATCGCCTTCCGGATGACAATGTGCCGGAGATTATGGAGACGGATCTTGCGCAGCTTGCTTTGGAGCTGGCGCTGTGGGGCGTGCGCGACCCTGCCGCGCTAGCTTGGCTTGACGCGCCGCCCGCTGCGCCTTATGCGCAGGGCATCGCGCTGCTGCGCCAGCTCGGCGCGCTGGACGCCGGCGGCGCCATCACGCCGCACGGCCGCAGCATGGCCGCGCTTGGCGCGCACCCGCGAGCCGCGCATATGCTGCTGCGCGCGGCAGAGCTTGATGCAGCACCGCTCGCCTGCCGGCTGGCGGCGCTGCTGCAAGAGCGGGACCTGTTCAAGGGTCCCGCGGCACTAGATTGCGACCTCACGCTCCGCGTAGAGGCGCTGCTTCGGTTTGAGCGCTCCGCCGACACGGGCGGAGCGGACCCGGCGGCTCTGCGCGCGGTGGTGCGCGAGAGCCGCAATTTCCTGGCGCAGCTGCAAGCAGCGCCGGGCGAGACAGTGAACGACATCAGCCTCTGCGGGCTGCTTCTGTCGTTCGCCTATCCCGACCGTATCGGGCAGAAACGCGGCGATGGCGCGTTTCTGCTCTCCGCCGGTCGCGGCGTGGCTCTGCGGGAAGGGCAGCCGCTGGCCCGTTCCGCTTATATTGTGGCTGCTTCCGTTGACGATCGGGCCACACAAGGTGCAATCATGCTGGCAGCAGAGCTAGAAGAGGGACAACTGCTAAAGTATCATGCGGATCGCATCACTGAAGAGGCGGACGTATATTGGGATAAAGAAAGTGGAAGTGTGAAGAAGCGCCGTCGAACGATGCTCGGCGCTCTCGTCTTAAAAGAAACGTCACATGAAAGACCCTCTGCGGAAGAAACAGCAAAAGTACTGCTTAGTGTTATCGCAGAAGAGGGAATTGAAATCTTACCTTGGGAAAAGGGAACTTTGCAGCTTCGTGAGCGGCTGATATTTATGCACGCCTTGCGGCCGGATTGGCCGGATGTCTCAGATGCGGCATTAATTGAATCACTGGATGAATGGTTATTACCATACATTCAAGGAATGCGTAACTTGCGCGATCTCCAGCGGATTCCTTTATCGCGTGCACTTGAGGGGCTGATAGACTGGAATCAGAGGCAGATTCTTGAGCAGGAAGCGCCGACGCATATAACGGTTCCTAGTGGCTCGCGTGTGCCTGTAGACTATGCTAATCCAGCAGCCCCTGTACTAGCAGTACGATTGCAAGAGATGTTTGGACAGTTAGACACTCCTAGAATTGGAGGGGGGAAGGTGCCTGTATTGCTACATCTTTTGTCACCGGCAAGAAGGCCGATGCAGGTGACTTCTGATCTTGCCAGCTTTTGGCGTGGCACTTATTTTGAGGTTAAAAAAGATCTAAAAGGACGCTACCCTAAGCACTATTGGCCAGAGGATCCCTTGCAAGCTATTCCGACCAATCGAACACGCCCCAAGAAGTGAAAGGGTTCCTCGTTCACTTGAAATGGTTCATTTGATGTTTTGTCTTCAGCATACAGGGTAATTAACTAGCGAAGACAATTACTAAGGAGGGCTTCAAGTGACTAAAAAAATCGTAGGTATCTTTGACACCGAACAAGAAGCAACCAGAGCAATTGAAGGACTTCAAAATCAAGGATTCAGTAATGATGAAATATCAGTGATCACACGTGATCGCGATGAGTTAAGACATATTTCGGATGATACAGGCACAATGGCGCCAGAAGGTGTTGCAACAGGTGCAGCTACTGGTGGCGTATTGGGTGGAGTTACTGGACTGCTAGCAGGTATCGGAGCACTCGCTATTCCGGGGATTGGTCCAATTCTGGCAGCGGGACCTATTGTGGCGACGCTAACAGGTGTAGCCGTTGGTGCTGGTGCAGGTGGATTAGTTGGCGGATTGATCGGTCTAGGGATTCCTGAAGATGAGGCGAAAGAGTATGAAGGCTACGTTGAAAGTGGCAAGATCCTTGTGCTTGTAGAGGATAATGGACGAGGATATCAAGCGCATGATGTGTTCCGGGGCAACCGCTCGTTGAATGCTCAGCGATACGATGGTATCTATAACGAAGACACTAGACTAGGCAATTCGATGGCTAACAGAGCAGATCGGAAGGCTGAAGTCTACAACCGCGATAAAATTTAAATGTTAATTGATCGAGTTCTACTATAGACAAACAATTCATTCAAAGACTGCACCTCTTAGCGTTATGCTGTGAGGTGCAGTCTTTATTATGTATGTGGTATGATATGGATAATCATCCAAATTATAATTAGGAATTTGAGAGGTAACTGAAAATGAATAAACTGGACACCATAGCAGTTATTTCTGATATACATAGCAATGTTTATGCTTTAGAGGCTGTATTGCAGGACATCGATTCACGCGGTATAAATAGTATTGTAAATTTAGGGGATTCTCTGTTTGGTGCCATTGAACCTATTCGAACAGCAGAACTGCTGATAAATCGATCTAATGTTACGAACATTATGGGAAATTGTGATCGATATTTACTTCAGAAGGATATGGATTCAATAACTTTTCAATATGTAAAACCGATGCTGACTAACGAAATACATGACTGGATTCGATCCTTTAACCCAACGTGGGTGTTCGAAGATTTATTGTTTTGTCACGGGACGCCATTCTCCGATGATAGCTATATGCTTGAGGATATTTTACCTACGGGAGTTCAAGGAAAATCTGCTGAGGACTTAATGGCTGAGCTTGATTCAGTAGATCAAACAATGATTTTTTGCGGGCATACACATCTTCAAAAATCAGTGCGTCTACCGAATGGCAAGGTTATCGTGAATGCTGGTAGTGTTGGATTACCAGCTTATTACGAAGAATTACCTTATCCTCATTACATGGAATCGATGACTCCTCATGCCAGATATTTAATAATAAGTCGAAGAGATCATTCTTGGATGTTCGATCCAGTTTTACTTCCTTACAATTATGAACTAGCAGCGCAGAGAGCAGATCAGAACTGTCGCGAGGATTATAGCTATGCCATCAGGCATGGTCGAGTTAAAAGGAGGACTTAGATGAAGATATTTGTAGCCGGTGCAGCGGGTGCGATTGGACGACTATTGCTGCCCAAGTTAGTAGAAGCGGGGCATGAGGTTGTTGGACTGACCCATAAGGAAGAAAATAGAGCAATTATAGAGAAGTGTGGAGCACAAGCGGTAATCGCAGATGTCTTCAATCGCGAGGCCATATTTGCTTCCATTCGCACAGTACAGCCAGAAGTGGTTATCCATCAGCTAACTTCAGTAAAGTCAGCGGAATTTCTCAGATAATTCTAGGATAAGAATAGAAGGAACGCGAAATATTGTGGATGCTTCCCTTGCAATTGGCGTGGAACAAATCATAGCACAAAGTATCTCATGGGCATATGAAGCTGGAGAAGAACCTGCTACGGAGGAAATTCCATTAGATCTGAAGGCTTCAGAGCCTCGAAAAAGAACGATTGA
This Paenibacillus sp. FSL R5-0345 DNA region includes the following protein-coding sequences:
- a CDS encoding metallophosphoesterase family protein is translated as MNKLDTIAVISDIHSNVYALEAVLQDIDSRGINSIVNLGDSLFGAIEPIRTAELLINRSNVTNIMGNCDRYLLQKDMDSITFQYVKPMLTNEIHDWIRSFNPTWVFEDLLFCHGTPFSDDSYMLEDILPTGVQGKSAEDLMAELDSVDQTMIFCGHTHLQKSVRLPNGKVIVNAGSVGLPAYYEELPYPHYMESMTPHARYLIISRRDHSWMFDPVLLPYNYELAAQRADQNCREDYSYAIRHGRVKRRT
- a CDS encoding general stress protein, which translates into the protein MTKKIVGIFDTEQEATRAIEGLQNQGFSNDEISVITRDRDELRHISDDTGTMAPEGVATGAATGGVLGGVTGLLAGIGALAIPGIGPILAAGPIVATLTGVAVGAGAGGLVGGLIGLGIPEDEAKEYEGYVESGKILVLVEDNGRGYQAHDVFRGNRSLNAQRYDGIYNEDTRLGNSMANRADRKAEVYNRDKI
- a CDS encoding SRPBCC family protein, with amino-acid sequence MIANLKKADDHFVACFERQLKHSASEIWSFLTENEKLALWFTELRVEDLREGGLIKFDMQDGTFEEMTITALQHESILEFTWAEDSVRFELYPNSEGCLLVLNETIRTLTPHTPRDLAGWHVCLDVIQHLLDGTTLDSRKAEWNVRYEQYREAISKLG
- a CDS encoding GNAT family N-acetyltransferase, which codes for MLVTKATISDLSMLCKIDSMVIGSEVRKPKIEQYILNEQCVVATINSEPVGFACYDTTFFECCFIQLVIVNPNFRRLGIAGALIRYMEEHCPTPKLFTSTNESNTIMQQVCHSLGFIRSGIIENLDDGDPEWIYFKQIR
- the hrpB gene encoding ATP-dependent helicase HrpB, with product MKQLPITQVLPDLKNILRSTRAAVLIAEPGAGKTTGTPPAFLDEPWMAGKSILMLEPRRLAARSAAIYMASCLGESVGQTVGYRMRNDTKVGKNTRIVVVTEGVLTRMLQSDPSLGDVGLIIFDEFHERSLHADLGLALALEAQAVLRDDLRILIMSATLDSERVSAMLGDALVVDCPGRTYPVETIYTPTTGNLPIEKSAAAAVRRALDEQPGDILVFLPGEREIRRTQNELEHGKLPDEIVLRPLYGQLPQTVQDAAVAPSINGERKVVLATSIAETSLTIEGVRTVIDTGLRRTQIFSPRTGMPSLTTVPVSKASADQRRGRAGRTAPGVCYRLWSQEEHNRLPDDNVPEIMETDLAQLALELALWGVRDPAALAWLDAPPAAPYAQGIALLRQLGALDAGGAITPHGRSMAALGAHPRAAHMLLRAAELDAAPLACRLAALLQERDLFKGPAALDCDLTLRVEALLRFERSADTGGADPAALRAVVRESRNFLAQLQAAPGETVNDISLCGLLLSFAYPDRIGQKRGDGAFLLSAGRGVALREGQPLARSAYIVAASVDDRATQGAIMLAAELEEGQLLKYHADRITEEADVYWDKESGSVKKRRRTMLGALVLKETSHERPSAEETAKVLLSVIAEEGIEILPWEKGTLQLRERLIFMHALRPDWPDVSDAALIESLDEWLLPYIQGMRNLRDLQRIPLSRALEGLIDWNQRQILEQEAPTHITVPSGSRVPVDYANPAAPVLAVRLQEMFGQLDTPRIGGGKVPVLLHLLSPARRPMQVTSDLASFWRGTYFEVKKDLKGRYPKHYWPEDPLQAIPTNRTRPKK
- a CDS encoding DnaJ family domain-containing protein, producing MGMMSWLVEQRIQESMRNGEFRDLSGHGKPLELEDLSGVPEELRMSFKIMKNSGLVPEEISLRTECVTLEGLLAACHNSGGSESSEGKALRAKLSMKRLRLQELLRERGLDSNPAYMQYSVQIHEQMSREEE